The sequence TCACCTTTCAAAATATAATCAATAAGCGCTTCCAGATTCGACCCAACAGCCGCATGACCTGGACGGGCGATCCCTATGGTGCCTTGCTCGATGTGACAGCCGCTTATACGCAATATACGTCACTATCACCTTTACTGCCTTCATCGAGTACAAGTGCCGATCAAACGCGTCGGTATCCGGTGGATCTCGTCATTAAATTAAATGGCGAGCTAGGCTCACCAGCCATCAGCTATGACCTGGACGTGAAAGAATATCCCGCTTCGTCGGATTTCCGGCAGGCAGTAACGGCGTTTAAATCCCGTATCCAGAGTAACGATCAGGAACTGACCCGACAGGTGAGCAGTGTTCTGCTGTTCAATCAGCTACTGCCCGAAGGAACTAACCTGTTCGATCAGGGACAGGTTAACTCCGGTGTCGCCAACAGTGTAAGTGAATTAATCTCAAATCAGATTAGTCGGCTGGCATCGAACCTGGACGAAAAACTGGATATTGGTGTGTCGATCGGTGGTTTCACCAGTAACAACACGCAGAACGAAAACCTACTTAACAACCTGCAACTCCGGTTCTCTTATCGGCTCCTGAACGACCGTTTACGCATTAGCCGGGATGGCGGGTTTACCTACGGCCAAAGCCAATACAATGCCGCCAGCCTGCTTGGTGAATGGACGCTGGAGTACTTTATCACGCCGGATGGAAAGTTCCGGGCTAAAGTCTACAACCGAAATCAGCAAAGTATTCTTAGTCAATACAGCGTTGGCAGTACCATTACAACGGGTGGTGGGCTGAGTTTTCTTTATACACGCTCCTTTAATCGGTTATTTGGCGGGAAGCGAAACGCCCCCGGTTTAACTCCCGAAAAGCCCAGCGAGCCGACGCCTGCCCCGCCACCTCCGATCACTACCTCCGCGGGAAGCGGCAGAACGGCGTTCTAAGCACGGCATCCACTACTTTCCAGATAGCCTTTAACCAATTTCTTTGGCCAATTCTTGCGTTTCAAATCGTATTCACTTAAGTTTGTTTAAAATTAGTCTAAATAAGAAATTTAGCTAAGATTAATGAAGTGAATTGCTTATTTATCAATAAGCTCCATAAAGTTTGAGACAAGTCATAGGTTAGGTTATGAGAAAAGGGGCTGGCGTTTGACTGGTTCCTTTCTGGCAAACAAATCGGTTATGCAGGAATCACAGTCATTGCTTGCCACAGCCCGCTCCAAACTGGAAAAGTCGCTACTGGCAAAAGGATTACGTCGATCGGGCGAGCGGTTCGCCATTTTGGAAGAGGTGTACTCCCGAAACGACCATTTCGACGCAGAAGAACTATTTCAGGCCATGCACCAGCGATCGTATCCCGTTAGCCGGGCAACGGTCTATAATACACTGGATGTGCTGGTCGATTGCGGGTTGGTTCGGAGACACCATTTCGGCGAGGAGGACAACAGCAAGAGTCGTTATGAAAAGTCGCTGGGGCGGCAACAGCATGCGCATCTGGTCTGTACGGTCTGTCATCGCGTGAAGGAGTTCTGCGATCCCCGTTTGCATCTGATTCAAACAAACGTTGGCAATGCGCTACAG comes from Spirosoma aureum and encodes:
- a CDS encoding Fur family transcriptional regulator, with the translated sequence MQESQSLLATARSKLEKSLLAKGLRRSGERFAILEEVYSRNDHFDAEELFQAMHQRSYPVSRATVYNTLDVLVDCGLVRRHHFGEEDNSKSRYEKSLGRQQHAHLVCTVCHRVKEFCDPRLHLIQTNVGNALQFEVESHSLVFYGQCTDDACETKPTDSSANTEDSRKTQE